In Brassica rapa cultivar Chiifu-401-42 chromosome A06, CAAS_Brap_v3.01, whole genome shotgun sequence, a single window of DNA contains:
- the LOC103873152 gene encoding probable Ufm1-specific protease, which yields MAPPSCETATVRVLCPKLLLSSGNQPGALQWLIGSPFFPPFTVVSTFRCIHQSPDLDQESDDLRKLLPKGFEVIGGLIVGDSDAEKSALEAVRAARRLRKSISEGGELDDEKIVGASVDAGTGAIHFFISKTEKLAKLEPVASIVYEEDKSGKYLWENGCLLHCELPIKLPFYFPASSPSESKKMFSEAVDAVITQFKEPNVVYIAETLKKASGDVPKPVVLRGKDFGFGADASNINRLPAAEDQVSDIISCSHLCLNSKPAALVNSAENADKIQISLMLNRSEKSPTSGAPVAEYFPAMEEARVIVVDLNLDVLTYAPKELPLMHAVSNLVIPALVDQLYSLKKIILPHLLMEHPQLRIYHFNPPGVLHPITTIYELNYGETEMKQVDVRKSLHMRLGLPLDRPLLRTANALDLSVNDDSRSNTKKRGSIQLKDVHIGIPSSGVSEGVASVIQGSYEYYHYLQDSFDDSGWGCAYRSLQTIISWFRLQHYTSISVPSHREIQQTLVEIGDKDPSFVGSREWIGAIELSFVLDKLLGVSCKIMNFRSGSELPEKCRELALHFETQGTPIMIGGGVLAYTLLGVDYDEGSGDCAFLILDPHYTGGEDHKKIVNGGWCGWKKAIDNKGKSFFLHNKFYNLLLPQRPNMV from the exons CTGGGAACCAACCAGGAGCTCTCCAATGGCTCATTGGTTCCCCATTCTTCCCGCCTTTCACCGTCGTCTCCACCTTCCGATGCATCCATCAGTCTCCTGATCTCGATCAAGAATCTG ATGATCTGCGGAAGTTGTTACCGAAAGGTTTTGAGGTCATTGGAGGTCTGATAGTTGGGGACTCCGACGCTGAGAAAAGCGCGCTTGAGGCGGTCAGGGCAGCTCGTAGACTGCGTAAGAGTATATCTGAAGGTGGAGAGTTAGATGACGAGAAGATAGTTGGAGCTAGTGTGGATGCAGGAACCGGTGCCATTCACTTCTTCATCTCTAAAACCGAGAAGTTAGCAAAGCTAGAGCCTGTTGCCTCCATTGTGTATGAGGAAGATAAGTCTGGAAAGTATCTATGGGAGAATGGTTGCTTACTTCACTGTGAGCTTCCCATCAAGTTGCCTTTCTATTTTCCCGCAAGCTCTCCCTCTG AATCGAAGAAGATGTTTTCAGAAGCTGTTGATGCAGTTATTACTCAGTTTAAAGAACCAAATGTTGTGTACATAGCCGAGACCTTAAAGAAAGCTTCTGGAGATGTTCCAAAGCCAGTCGTCCTCCGCGGTaaagattttggttttggtgcTGATGCGTCAAACATTAACCGTCTGCCTGCTGCCGAAGACCAAGTATCTGACATTATATCATGTTCACATTTGTGTCTGAACAGCAAACCTGCTGCACTAGTAAATTCAGCAGAG AATGCAGATAAGATCCAAATATCTCTTATGCTTaatagatctgaaaaatctCCAACCTCTGGTGCCCCTGTTGCAGAATATTTTCCAG CTATGGAAGAAGCAAGGGTCATTGTTGTTGATTTGAATCTTGATGTACTCACTTATGCACCCAAGGAACTACCACTCATGCACGCAGTCTCTAACTTAGTTATCCCTGCTCTGGTTGATCAGCTATACTCCCTGAAAAAGATTATCTTACCACACCTCTTGATGGAACATCCTCAG TTGCGTATTTATCACTTCAATCCACCTGGAGTGTTACATCCAATAACAACTATATACGAGCTTAACTATGGAGAGACTGAAATGAAGCAAG TCGATGTTAGGAAATCTCTGCACATGAGGCTTGGTCTGCCACTTGACCGTCCCCTTCTGAGAACTGCTAATGCATTGGATCTGTCTGTCAATGATGACTCAAGGAGTAACACAAAGAAAAGAG GCTCCATCCAGCTCAAAGATGTGCATATCGGAATCCCTAGCAGCGGTG TATCGGAGGGTGTGGCATCTGTTATCCAAGGCTCTTATGAGTATTATCATTATCTTCAGGATAGCTTTGATGACTCG GGATGGGGTTGTGCTTACCGATCATTGCAAACTATCATCTCATGGTTCAGACTTCAACACTATACATCAATCTCTGTACCTTCACATAG GGAAATACAGCAGACACTCGTGGAGATAGGTGATAAGGATCCTTCATTTGTAGGATCTCGCGAGTGGATTGGTGCCATAGAGCTGAGTTTCGTGTTGGACAAACTTCTTGGT GTAAGTTGCAAAATCATGAACTTCAGATCTGGATCCGAGCTCCCAGAGAAATGCCGTGAGTTAGCTCTGCACTTTGAGACCCAAGGAACTCCAATAATGATCG GAGGTGGTGTTCTTGCATACACGCTTTTGGGAGTGGATTACGATGAAGGAAGCGGAGATTGTGCGTTCTTGATCTTGGATCCGCATTATACAGGTGGTGAAGATCACAAGAAGATAGTGAATGGTGGATGGTGTGGGTGGAAAAAAGCAATTGATAACAAAGGGAAGAGCTTTTTCTTGCACAATAAGTTTTACAATCTTCTCCTTCCTCAGCGTCCTAATATGGTTTAA
- the LOC103873151 gene encoding uncharacterized protein LOC103873151, protein MLDSPFPFFLSPALVEELRIYTVSFDRPGYGESDPDPNRSPRSIALDVEELADGLGLGPNFYVFGLSMGGEITWACLKYIPHRLAGAALVAPAINYWWRNLPGDITREAFSLMYPADQWSLRVAHYAPWLTYWWNTQKWFPISNVIAGNPIIFSRQDMEVLSKLGFVSPNRGYTRQQGEYESLHRDLNVGFSSWEFDPLDLKDPFPNKNGSVHLWHGDEDRFVPVKLQSYIASKLPWIRYHVISGSGHLLPLVEGMTDKIIKSLLVGE, encoded by the exons ATGCTCGACTCGCCTTTCCCCTTTTTCTTATCGCCC GCTCTTGTGGAGGAGTTGAGGATATACACTGTGTCATTCGACCGTCCTGGTTATGGAGAGAGTGATCCTGACCCAAACCGATCACCGAGAAGCATAGCATTGGATGTAGAAGAGCTGGCTGATGGGTTAGGACTAGGACCTAACTTCTATGTCTTTGGTCTCTCCATGGGTGGTGAAATCACTTGGGCATGTCTTAAGTACATTCCTCACAG GTTAGCAGGAGCAGCGCTTGTAGCACCAGCGATTAACTACTGGTGGAGAAACTTGCCAGGAGACATAACAAGAGAAGCTTTCTCTCTTATGTATCCTGCAGATCAGTGGTCACTTCGCGTAGCTCACTATGCTCCTTGGCTTACATACTGGTGGAACACTCAGAAATGGTTCCCAATCTCCAATGTGATCGCTGGCAACCCCATCATTTTCTCCCGTCAGGACATGGAGGTCTTGTCTAAGCTCGGATTCGTCAGTCCAAATCGG ggaTACACAAGACAACAAGGTGAATACGAAAGCCTACACCGAGATTTGAATGTTGGATTTTCAAGCTGGGAgttcgatcctttagaccttaaAGATCCGTTCCCGAACAAAAATGGCTCGGTTCATCTATGGCATGGTGATGAGGACAGGTTTGTGCCAGTGAAGCTTCAGAGTTATATAGCATCAAAGCTTCCATGGATTCGTTACCATGTAATCTCAGGATCAGGACATTTGTTACCTCTTGTGGAAGGTATGACTGATAAGATCATCAAGTCACTTTTGGTTGGGGAGTAA